AAATCAAAATCATCAAAACCACCGGCGACAAACTCCAAACTGCCTCGCTGGCCAATCCCCAAGGCAATCTGCCCAAAGGGCTTTTCACCAAGGAATTAGAAGTCGCCCTCGTCAAAGGCCAGGCTGATATGGCCGTGCATAGTTTGAAGGATTTGCCGGTGGACTTGCCCCCCGGCCTCGCCCTCGGTGCCGTCTCCAAACGCGCCGACCCGCGCGATGTCCTCATCTACCGCGATGCCGAATGGTTGAAGGCCCAGGCCGCACGCGCCCAGGTGGAGGAATGGTCCCCCGGCCATGCGGAACGCCGCGGTTTCCTGCCCGGCACGGGATTGGCCGGTTTGCCGCCGGGCATCACCCTGGCCACCAGCAGCGCCCGCCGGCAGGCTCAGGTAAAAGCCCGCCGCCCGGACATCAAGCTGGTGGAAATCCGGGGTAATGTCGTGACACGCCTGGAGAAATTGGCCAACCGCCCGGAACTGGATGCCATGATTCTGGCCGCTGCCGGTTTGGAGCGATTGCATTTCCACATAGATGCTCACGGCAGGCTGCTGGGCGATGCTGTGCCGGACGGATTGCTGGCCATTAAACTCGATGTCAGCGAGATGGTGCCCTGTCCCGGCCAGGCGGCCATCGGCATTGAAATTCGCGCCGGAGATGAGCGAGTTCAGGCCATCTGCCAGCGGCTCAATCATTACAACACCTGGCAGGCCGTGACCGCCGAGCGCGCCTTCCTCAAAGCCATGGGCGGCGGCTGCCATAGCGCAGTCGCGGCGTATGCGGAGGCCCAGGGCGAACGTCTGTACATGCAGGCCGTGGCGGAAGTCGGCGGCAAAATGCAACGGGTGGAAGCCCGCCATCCTTTAAGCGAACCCCAGACCTTGGGGCAATTGCTGGCCGCGGAATTGAGCGGCAAATAGCCCTGCTCCTGCGGCCATCCAAAGTGTCGCTGAACCAGCGCTTCATACAAAAGCGCCCCTGCCGCCGTTCAAATTCCATTGTCCCACACCCGCAGGCAGGGTAACATCGCCCGCATGATGAACTTCAAGCATGGTTGCATAGTTTTGTGCGCTGGCATCTTAAGCCTGGTCCAGCTCCTGGCGGCTCAAGGACAGCGTTGGACCGAGGCCAAAGCCAATCAATGGCTCGACCGCACTGGCTGGCTGGTGGGCTGCAATTTCAACCCCAGCACCGCCATCAACCAGCTCGAAATGTGGCAGGCCGACACCTTTGACCCCGCCACCATGGACCGCGAACTGGCCTGGGCCGAACAGCTCGGCTTTAACAGCGTCCGCGTCTTCCTCCATGACATCCCGTGGCGGCAGGACAGCAAAGGCTTTCTCAATCGCCTCGAACGTTTCCTGC
This is a stretch of genomic DNA from Fontisphaera persica. It encodes these proteins:
- a CDS encoding hydroxymethylbilane synthase, with translation MAKERPIILATRGSALALAQTHFILDQCRAAFPRLSFEIKIIKTTGDKLQTASLANPQGNLPKGLFTKELEVALVKGQADMAVHSLKDLPVDLPPGLALGAVSKRADPRDVLIYRDAEWLKAQAARAQVEEWSPGHAERRGFLPGTGLAGLPPGITLATSSARRQAQVKARRPDIKLVEIRGNVVTRLEKLANRPELDAMILAAAGLERLHFHIDAHGRLLGDAVPDGLLAIKLDVSEMVPCPGQAAIGIEIRAGDERVQAICQRLNHYNTWQAVTAERAFLKAMGGGCHSAVAAYAEAQGERLYMQAVAEVGGKMQRVEARHPLSEPQTLGQLLAAELSGK